The genomic region GGCGCAGAACGACGCGCCCCCGGCTTCCGGATCGTGCACTACCCCACCGCCCGGGGCTGCGCCGCCGCGTACTACCCGGAGACCAACGTCCTGGTCCCGCTCGACGCCACGGCCGACATCAGCAACACCCCCATGAGCAAATCCGTGGTGATCCGTCTGGAACAATCTCCCCCCGCCTAAGCGTTCGCTTAAGCACCCCGGACACCGATCGGAGCCACACCCCCATGGGCGAGCAGACCACCGTGAATTTCCCCCAGGAAGTCATCGACGAGTACGCGGCCCTCGGCGTCGACCTGGTCGCGCTCTTCTCCGCCGGGCACCTCGGCGAACGCATGGACGTACGCATCGTCGAAGCCTCCGCCGACCGCGTCGTCGGCACCATGCCCGTCGAAGGCAACACCCAGCCCTACGGCCTGCTGCACGGCGGCGCCTCCGCCGTCCTCGCCGAAACCCTCGGCTCCGTCGGCGCCATGCTGCACGGCGGCCCCGCCAAACTCGCCGTCGGCGTCGACCTCAACTGCACCCACCACCGCGGCGCCCGCAGCGGACTCGTCACCGGAGTCGCCACCCCCGTCCACCGGGGCCGCTCCACCGCCACCTACGAAATCGTCATCACCGACGAACACGACAAGCGGGTCTGCACCGCACGCCTCACCTGCCTCCTCCGCGACGCCAACCCCGGCAACCCCACGGGCTGACACGGAAACCTGACAGCACACGCACCACCCCGGCACAGCGCCCGGCCGGCACAGAACACGCCATCGCGCACCACGGCAGCGAGCGGAATCCGTCACTCCCGACGACCGCCACACCACTCCGCCGTCACACTGCGTCACAAGAACGCAAGGAACGCACGGGTCCGCGACGCCCCCCGCACCCCCACCTCCACCGGGTCCGGGGGCGCCGTCGCCCCAACTCCCTTACACCACAAGGTGACAGCAGCAAGATTGCCTCAAGCCCCTGAGCGGAACTGCGCGTTCTCATCATGTGGGCAGATAGATGGTGACCGCATTCCTCCCAACTGTCCGCTGTAGGACAGCCGTTCAACCCTCCGGGCATAACAAGACAGTCACATCCTGACCCTCTCCGGCCCACACCTCTGCCACCTGCGCTTAGAGTCACGGCCAGTCACCGCGCCGCCGGGCGCGTCTGCAGCACGGCTCAGTACCACCCCAGTACGGCCCGGCGAGACCTACGTCGCCTCAGCAGAGGCGACGCGCCAGGGAGAGGAAACATCGTGCGACACCGTTCGTTGCTCATACTCACCACCGTGCTGACCACCGGAGCACTCACACTCACCGCCTGTGGATCACGCGACAACAAGGACAGCAAGGGCGGCGACAGCAAGACCGAGGTCATCATCGGCGTCGACGCGCCCCTCACCGGAGCGAACTCCGCCACCGGCCTCGGCATCCAGGGCGGCGTCAAGGTCGCCATCGACGACGCCAACAAGAACAACACCGTGCCCGGCGTGAAGTTCGCCATCAAGGCCCTCGACGACAAGGCCCTGCCGCCCACCGGCCAGCAGAACGCCTCCACCCTCGTCGCCGACAAGAACGTCCTCGGCGTCGTCGGCCCCCTCAACTCCGGTGTCGCACAAACGATGCAGCAGGTCTTCGCCACCGCCAACCTCGTCGAGATATCACCGGCGAACACCGCCCCCGAACTCACCCAGGGCAAGAACTGGCAGACCTCCAAGGTCCGCCCCTACAAGACGTACTTCCGCACCGCCACCACCGACGCCCTCCAGGGCGGCTTCGCGGCCCAGTACGCCGGCCAGACCCTCAAGAAGAAGAAGGTCTTCGTCGTCGACGACAAGCAGACCTACGGCGCCGGCCTCGCCAAGCTCTTCAAGTCCAACTTCCTGAAGGCAGGCGGCAAACTCGCCGGCGAGGACCACGTCAACACCGGCGACAAGGACTTCTCCACCCTCGTCACCAAGATCAAGAACTCCGGCGCCGACATGCTCTACTACGGCGGCCAGTACGACGAGTCCCAGATCATCACCAAGCAGCTCAAGGACGCCGGCGCCAACATCCCCCTCATGGGCGGCGACGGCATGTTCTCCCCGACCTACATCAAGACCGCCGGCAAGGCAGCCGAAGGCGACCTCGCCACCTCCGTCGGCGTCCCCGTCGACTCCCTCCCCGCCGCCAAGGACTTCATCGCGAAGTACAAGGCCGCCAAGTACACCGGTGACTACGGGACCTACGGCGGATACTCCTACGACGCCGCCACCGCCATCATCAAGGCCGTCGGCGCCGTCGTGAAGGACGGCAAGATCCCCACCGACGCCCGCCAGCAGATCGTCGACGCCGTCCAGAAGACCGACTTCGACGGCATCGCCGGCCACGTCGCATTCGACCAGTACGGCGACACCACCAACAAGCAGCTCACCGTCTACCAGGTCAAGAACGGCGTCTGGAAGGCCGTCAAGAGCGGCGTCTACACCCCCGCCGGCTGACCAGGAACACCGCACCACCCAGGGCCGCGCGGCCAGGACCACCCGTCACCGCGCGGCCCGCAGTCTCCCCCCGCTCACTTCCCACCCACATGGAGGCCACGCGGTGAACTCCCTGCCGCAGCAGCTGGCCAACGGGCTGTTCCTCGGCTCGATGTACGGGCTGATAGCCATCGGATACACGATGGTCTACGGCATCGTCCAGCTCATCAACTTCGCCCACGGCGAGATATTCATGACCGGCGGCTTCGGCGCACTCACCATCTACCTGTACGTGCTGCCCAACGGCACATCCATGTGGATAGCCCTGCCCGCCATGCTCATCGGCGGCGCCCTCGTCGCCGTACTCGTCGCCGTAGGAGCCGAACGCTTCGCCTACCGCCCCCTACGCGGCGCACCACGCCTCGCACCACTCATCACCGCCATCGGCCTCTCCCTCGCCCTCCAGCAGGCCGTCTTCAACTGGTACCCCGGCGCCGAGAACGCCCGCGTCTTCCCCGCCCTCCCCGGCGGCCCCTACCACCTCGGCTCCGTCACCGTCCAGAGCGGCGACCTCTTCCTCATCATCGCCGCCCCGCTCTGCATGGCCGCCCTCGCCGTCTTCACCCGGACCTCCCGCACCGGCCGCGCCATGCAGGCCACCGCCCAGGACCCGGACACCGCCCAGCTCATGGGCATCGACACCAACCGCATCATCGTGATCGCCTTCGCCATCGGCGGCCTCTTCGCCGCCGTCGCCGGCATCGCCTACGGCTTCAAAATCGGCAACGTCGACTACAGCATGGGCTTCCAGGCCGGACTCAAGGCCTTCACCGCAGCCGTACTGGGCGGCATCGGCAACATCTACGGCGCCATGCTCGGCGGCCTCGTCCTCGGCGTCGCCGAAGTCATGGCCACCGCCTACATCGACCAGGTACCCGGCATGCACCAACTCGGCGGCCAGGCCTGGTCCTCCGTCTGGGCCTTCGTCCTCCTCATCCTCGTACTGCTCCTACGACCACAAGGTCTACTGGGCGAACGCGTCGCGGACAGGGCGTGACCACCATGACCACCAACGCCACCACAGAACCCGCCAAGAGCCCCGAACCCACCGGGCCCCAGCCGCCGATACCGCTCCCCCCGGCCGCCGCCCGCGCACTCACCGCCGTCGGCGCCGTCGCCACCATCATCAGCGCCTTCCTCTCCTGGACCTGGAAAGCGGACTTCGCCGACGACCTCACCTACTCCGGCAACCCCTCCGGCCTCCAGATCCTCATCGTCATCGCCGGCGTCATCACCCTCCTCTACCTGCTCGGCCACCAGAACACCCGCGGACTGCGCTGGCTCAACCCCGGCGCCGCCACCGCCCCCGTGTTCCTCGCCGCACTCGCCGCCTTCGCCGCCGCCTGGTACGTCGTCCTCGCCATCTCCTTCGAACTCGGCGGGCTCGTCAACGTCGACCCCGGCGGCTGGATCGCCCTCGCAGGCTCCACGCTCTCCCTCGCCGGAACCCTCGCACTCCCCCGCCCCGGCCCCACCGCCAAGCACTACTTCGCCAAAGCCGAGGGCATCCCCGCACCCAAGCGCCTGCCCGCCTGGGCACAGCGCGTCGTCATCACCGCCGCCACCGCACTCGGCCTGACCGTCTTCACCTACGGCATCGACGTCCCCGACGAACAACCCGAGGTCTTCCTCGCATTCGTCCTCCTCGTCCTCTTCAACGCCTGGGCCCTCTTCAGCGCCGGACTCACCGACCGCTTCTCCCAACTCAACGCACGGCACAAGGGATTCGCCACCTCCATGGCCTTCCTCGCCGCCGCGATCTTCCCCTTCACCCAGACCGAGGACGCCAACGCCAACCTCGGCGTCAGCATCCTCGTCTTCGGAACCGTCGCCCTCGGCCTCAACATCGTCGTCGGCCTCACCGGACTCCTCGACCTCGGATACGTCGCCTTCCTCGGCGTCGGCGCCTACGCAGCCGCCCTCGTCTCCGGCTCCGAATTCTCCAGATTCGCCGGCGTCCAATTCCCCTTCTGGGCAGCCGCCCTCACCGGAATGGCCGCCTCACTGATCTTCGGCGTCCTCATCGGCGCCCCCACCCTCCGCCTCCGCGGCGACTACCTCGCCATCGTCACCCTCGGCTTCGGAGAGATCTTCCGCATCGCCGTCAACAGCATGGACGGCTCCTCAGGACCCGACATCACCAACGGCCCCAACGGAATCCCCTCCATCCCCGACCTCAACCTCTTCGGCTTCAACCTCGGCACAGCCCACGACATCGCAGGCTTCACCCTCGGCCGCTTCGCCAACTACTTCCTCCTCATGCTGGTCATCACCGGACTCGTCGTCGTGGTCTTCAACCGCGCCGCGGACTCCCGCATCGGCCGCTCCTGGATCGCCATCCGCGAGGACGAAACCGCAGCAACCGCCATGGGCATCAACGGCTTCCGAGCCAAACTCATCGCCTTCGCCCTCGGCGCCACCCTCGCCGGACTCGCCGGCACCGTCAGCGCACACGTGACCTACAGCGTCACACCCGCCCCCTACCAGTTCGCCGGAGCAGCCCCACCCAACTCCGCGTTCCTCCTCGCCGCCGTCGTCCTCGGCGGCATGGGCACCGTCGGCGGCCCCCTCCTCGGCGCCACCTTCCTCTACCTCATCCCCCAGAAACTCACCTTCCTCCGGCAGTACGAACTCCTCGCCTTCGGCATCGCCCTCGTCCTCCTCATGCGCTTCCGCCCCGAAGGCGTCATCGCCAACCGGCGACGCCAACTCGAATTCCACGAGGACGACACCCCCGACCTACCGGAACAGCGCGCACCCGGCGACGACACCGTCCCCGCCGGCACGGCAGGGGCGTGAGGAACGACATGACCACCGAAACCACCGCACAGACACCCCAAGCCACCGGCACCCCGGTGCTCCAGGCCGAAGGCGTCATCATGCGCTTCGGCGGCCTCACCGCCGTACGCAACGTCGACCTCACCGTCAACACCGGAGAGATCGTCGGCCTCATCGGCCCCAACGGCGCAGGCAAAACCACCTTCTTCAACTGCCTCACCGGCCTCTACGTCCCCACCGAGGGCAAGGTCAGCTACAAAGGCACCGTCCTGCCACCCAAGCCCCACCTCGTCACCAAGGCAGGCATCGCCCGCACCTTCCAGAACATCCGGCTCTTCGCCAACATGACCGTCCTGGAAAACGTCCTCGTCGGCCGCCACACCAGAACCAAAGAAGGCCTCTGGTCCGCCATCCTCCGCGGCCCCGGCTTCCACAAGGCCGAAGCGAAATCCCGCGAACGCGCCACGGAACTCCTGGAGTTCATCGGCCTCGCCCACAAGGCCGACCACCTCGCACGCAACCTCCCGTACGGCGAACAGCGCAAGCTCGAAATCGCCCGCGCCCTCGCCAGCGAACCCGGCCTGCTCCTCCTCGACGAGCCCACCGCCGGAATGAACCCCCAGGAAACCCGCGCCACCGAAGAACTCGTCTTCGCCATCCGCGACCAGGGCATCGCCGTACTCGTCATCGAGCACGACATGCGCTTCATCTTCAACCTCTGCGACCGCGTCGCCGTCCTCGTCCAGGGCGAAAAACTCGTCGAAGGCACATCCGACGTCGTCCAGGGCGACGAACGCGTCATCGCCGCCTACCTCGGCACCCCCTTCGAAGGCGCCCCCGGCGACGAAGAAGCCGCCGAAGTCGAAGCAGCAGAAGCCGAAGCAGCACAACAGAACAGCGCCACCGGCACCGAAGGAGACACCCCGTGACCGCTCTCCTCGAAGTCGAGGACCTCAGAGTCGCCTACGGCAAGATCGAAGCCGTCAAAGGCATCTCCTTCACCGTCGAAGCCGGCCAGGTCGTCACCCTCATCGGCACCAACGGCGCAGGCAAAACCACCACCCTGCGCACCCTCTCCGGACTGATCAAGCCGGCCGGCGGCACCATCACCTTCGACGGGAAACCACTCGCGGGCATCCCCGCCCACAAGATCGTCGCACTGGGCCTCGCCCACTCCCCCGAAGGCCGCCACATCTTCCCCCGCCTCTCGATCTACGAGAACCTCCAGCTCGGAGCGTTCCTGAGAGACGACAAAGAAGGCATCGAGAAGGACATCCAGCGCGCCTACGACCTCTTCCCCATCCTGGGCGAACGCCGAAAGCAAGCCGCCGGAACCCTCTCGGGCGGCGAACAGCAGATGCTCGCCATGGGCCGCGCACTGATGTCCCAGCCCAAACTGCTCATGCTCGACGAGCCCTCCATGGGCCTCTCCCCGATCATGATGCAGAAGATCCTGGAGACCATCGTCGAGCTCAAGTCCCAGGGCACCACGATCCTGCTCGTCGAACAGAACGCGCAGGCCGCGCTCTCCCTGGCCGACCAGGGCTACGTCATGGAGATCGGCAAGATCTCCCTCTCCGGCACCGGCCAGGACCTGCTCCACGACGAGTCGGTCCGCAAGGCGTACCTCGGCGAGGACTGACCCACCACGGACGAAGGCCCGCCCCCGTGCGTCACCGGGGCGGGCCTTCTCCGTACAGAGCGGCGGGCGTCTACTGGCCCTGCTCCTTCGCCGCCTTCTTCTCCTCGGCGTCCTCGATGACCGCCTCGGCGACCTGCTGCATCGACATCCGCCGGTCCATCGACGTCTTCTGGATCCACCGGAACGCGGCGGGCTCGGTCAGCCCGTACTGCGTCTGCAGCACCGACTTCGCCCGGTCCACCAGCTTCCGGGTCTCCAGCCGGAGCGACAGGTCCGCGACCTCCTGCTCCAGGGCCTTCAGTTCGGTGAAGCGGGACACCGCCATCTCGATGGCGGGCACCACGTCGCTCTTGGAGAACGGCTTCACCAGGTACGCCATCGCTCCGGCGTCCCGGGCCCGCTCCACGAGGTCGCGCTGCGAGAACGCGGTCAGCATCAGGACGGGGGCGATGGACTCCTCGGCGATCTTCTCGGCGGCGGAGATGCCGTCCAGGACGGGCATCTTCACGTCGAGGATGACGAGATCGGGCTTGTGTTCCCGGGCCAGCTCGACAGCCCGCTGACCGTCACCGGCTTCGCCGACGACCGCGTAACCCTCTTCTTCGAGCATCTCTTTGAGGTCGAGGCGGATGAGGGCCTCGTCCTCGGCGATGACGACGCGGGTCGTCAGCGGCGGGACGTGCGACTTGTCGTCGTCGGCGACGGGCTGGGGCGACTCGGGGGCGGTCACGGGGGCTCCTCGTTGCGGGGCAGGTGCAGCTGCCTATGCAGCCTACCTAGCAGCAAGCTGCCAACGTGAACCGGTACACTGCTCGAAAGCTCCCTGACTTGCCCGGTTGGAGGAACTGGTCAGACTCGCGGCACTCAAAATGCCGTGCCCTTTGGGCATGTGGGTTCGAATCCCACACCGGGCACATTCGAACAAAAGAGGCGGATGTTCACATTCACGTG from Streptomyces sp. NBC_01267 harbors:
- a CDS encoding PaaI family thioesterase — its product is MGEQTTVNFPQEVIDEYAALGVDLVALFSAGHLGERMDVRIVEASADRVVGTMPVEGNTQPYGLLHGGASAVLAETLGSVGAMLHGGPAKLAVGVDLNCTHHRGARSGLVTGVATPVHRGRSTATYEIVITDEHDKRVCTARLTCLLRDANPGNPTG
- a CDS encoding branched-chain amino acid ABC transporter substrate-binding protein, with protein sequence MRHRSLLILTTVLTTGALTLTACGSRDNKDSKGGDSKTEVIIGVDAPLTGANSATGLGIQGGVKVAIDDANKNNTVPGVKFAIKALDDKALPPTGQQNASTLVADKNVLGVVGPLNSGVAQTMQQVFATANLVEISPANTAPELTQGKNWQTSKVRPYKTYFRTATTDALQGGFAAQYAGQTLKKKKVFVVDDKQTYGAGLAKLFKSNFLKAGGKLAGEDHVNTGDKDFSTLVTKIKNSGADMLYYGGQYDESQIITKQLKDAGANIPLMGGDGMFSPTYIKTAGKAAEGDLATSVGVPVDSLPAAKDFIAKYKAAKYTGDYGTYGGYSYDAATAIIKAVGAVVKDGKIPTDARQQIVDAVQKTDFDGIAGHVAFDQYGDTTNKQLTVYQVKNGVWKAVKSGVYTPAG
- a CDS encoding branched-chain amino acid ABC transporter permease; the encoded protein is MNSLPQQLANGLFLGSMYGLIAIGYTMVYGIVQLINFAHGEIFMTGGFGALTIYLYVLPNGTSMWIALPAMLIGGALVAVLVAVGAERFAYRPLRGAPRLAPLITAIGLSLALQQAVFNWYPGAENARVFPALPGGPYHLGSVTVQSGDLFLIIAAPLCMAALAVFTRTSRTGRAMQATAQDPDTAQLMGIDTNRIIVIAFAIGGLFAAVAGIAYGFKIGNVDYSMGFQAGLKAFTAAVLGGIGNIYGAMLGGLVLGVAEVMATAYIDQVPGMHQLGGQAWSSVWAFVLLILVLLLRPQGLLGERVADRA
- a CDS encoding branched-chain amino acid ABC transporter permease is translated as MTTNATTEPAKSPEPTGPQPPIPLPPAAARALTAVGAVATIISAFLSWTWKADFADDLTYSGNPSGLQILIVIAGVITLLYLLGHQNTRGLRWLNPGAATAPVFLAALAAFAAAWYVVLAISFELGGLVNVDPGGWIALAGSTLSLAGTLALPRPGPTAKHYFAKAEGIPAPKRLPAWAQRVVITAATALGLTVFTYGIDVPDEQPEVFLAFVLLVLFNAWALFSAGLTDRFSQLNARHKGFATSMAFLAAAIFPFTQTEDANANLGVSILVFGTVALGLNIVVGLTGLLDLGYVAFLGVGAYAAALVSGSEFSRFAGVQFPFWAAALTGMAASLIFGVLIGAPTLRLRGDYLAIVTLGFGEIFRIAVNSMDGSSGPDITNGPNGIPSIPDLNLFGFNLGTAHDIAGFTLGRFANYFLLMLVITGLVVVVFNRAADSRIGRSWIAIREDETAATAMGINGFRAKLIAFALGATLAGLAGTVSAHVTYSVTPAPYQFAGAAPPNSAFLLAAVVLGGMGTVGGPLLGATFLYLIPQKLTFLRQYELLAFGIALVLLMRFRPEGVIANRRRQLEFHEDDTPDLPEQRAPGDDTVPAGTAGA
- a CDS encoding ABC transporter ATP-binding protein, with translation MTTETTAQTPQATGTPVLQAEGVIMRFGGLTAVRNVDLTVNTGEIVGLIGPNGAGKTTFFNCLTGLYVPTEGKVSYKGTVLPPKPHLVTKAGIARTFQNIRLFANMTVLENVLVGRHTRTKEGLWSAILRGPGFHKAEAKSRERATELLEFIGLAHKADHLARNLPYGEQRKLEIARALASEPGLLLLDEPTAGMNPQETRATEELVFAIRDQGIAVLVIEHDMRFIFNLCDRVAVLVQGEKLVEGTSDVVQGDERVIAAYLGTPFEGAPGDEEAAEVEAAEAEAAQQNSATGTEGDTP
- a CDS encoding ABC transporter ATP-binding protein, which translates into the protein MTALLEVEDLRVAYGKIEAVKGISFTVEAGQVVTLIGTNGAGKTTTLRTLSGLIKPAGGTITFDGKPLAGIPAHKIVALGLAHSPEGRHIFPRLSIYENLQLGAFLRDDKEGIEKDIQRAYDLFPILGERRKQAAGTLSGGEQQMLAMGRALMSQPKLLMLDEPSMGLSPIMMQKILETIVELKSQGTTILLVEQNAQAALSLADQGYVMEIGKISLSGTGQDLLHDESVRKAYLGED
- a CDS encoding ANTAR domain-containing response regulator codes for the protein MTAPESPQPVADDDKSHVPPLTTRVVIAEDEALIRLDLKEMLEEEGYAVVGEAGDGQRAVELAREHKPDLVILDVKMPVLDGISAAEKIAEESIAPVLMLTAFSQRDLVERARDAGAMAYLVKPFSKSDVVPAIEMAVSRFTELKALEQEVADLSLRLETRKLVDRAKSVLQTQYGLTEPAAFRWIQKTSMDRRMSMQQVAEAVIEDAEEKKAAKEQGQ